A genomic stretch from Petrimonas mucosa includes:
- a CDS encoding C40 family peptidase yields MHKRTALLILIGVLMASCGVRKTTAPPDKKITGIGQDIINFGMRYLNKPYRPAGKGPHAFDCSGFTSFVFREFGYRLSSSSAGQDRQLPSIMQREHLQVGDLVFFEGRAHNGQVGHVGIVKELLPNGEFRFLHASTASGVIVSHSAEPYYASRYLRGGRVLKENNALVAAKRIPKEKTKEEKRIDKRKNGFNPAKANEQVLIEAPKAKADKSQILDQPVREKQTLAVHTRPLSQPESGPTPKNPEREGRIPPTIKTIILPDTISVPEPAESNLSADGSSLQHLVEPGETLYSISRKYECTVAQLKEWNPHLGAVLRRGEKLLIRP; encoded by the coding sequence ATGCATAAGAGAACCGCACTGCTGATACTTATTGGCGTCCTGATGGCCTCCTGCGGAGTGAGAAAAACAACGGCACCGCCCGACAAGAAAATTACCGGTATCGGTCAGGATATCATCAATTTCGGAATGAGATACCTGAACAAACCTTACCGGCCTGCCGGAAAAGGGCCGCACGCTTTCGACTGCTCCGGCTTCACCTCATTTGTTTTCAGGGAATTCGGCTATAGGCTGAGCTCCAGTTCTGCGGGACAAGATCGGCAGCTGCCCAGTATCATGCAGCGGGAGCACCTGCAGGTTGGTGATCTGGTCTTCTTTGAGGGACGTGCACACAACGGCCAGGTAGGGCACGTGGGCATCGTGAAGGAGCTGCTTCCTAACGGCGAGTTCCGGTTCCTGCATGCATCAACAGCCAGCGGAGTGATCGTCTCCCACTCTGCCGAACCCTATTACGCATCGCGTTACCTGCGTGGCGGCAGGGTCCTGAAAGAGAACAATGCACTGGTCGCTGCAAAGAGAATCCCCAAGGAGAAGACAAAAGAAGAGAAGAGGATAGATAAACGGAAAAACGGATTCAATCCAGCCAAGGCCAATGAACAGGTCCTGATTGAGGCCCCCAAAGCAAAAGCGGATAAAAGTCAGATTCTCGATCAGCCAGTAAGGGAGAAACAGACGCTTGCAGTCCACACGCGCCCCTTATCTCAACCGGAATCCGGTCCCACCCCAAAGAATCCTGAAAGAGAAGGGAGAATTCCACCAACAATCAAGACAATCATATTGCCAGATACCATATCGGTACCGGAACCCGCCGAATCAAATCTCTCAGCCGACGGTTCTTCATTACAGCACCTGGTTGAACCGGGTGAAACTTTATACTCCATTTCGCGGAAATATGAGTGTACAGTGGCACAGTTGAAGGAATGGAACCCCCATTTGGGAGCGGTGTTGAGGAGAGGAGAAAAACTTCTCATCCGGCCATGA
- the prfB gene encoding peptide chain release factor 2 (programmed frameshift): MITADQLKSVLEREQALRGYLDIDAKIIRLEEEELKTQAPDFWNDNKAAEAQMKIVRELKGWISAYDKVKSATEELQLAFDFLKEGIVSEEEVDANYARAIELIENLELKNMLRREEDQLGAVLKINAGAGGTESQDWASMLFRMYQRWCESKGYKTTVTNWQDGDDAGIKTATLQVEGDLAYGFLKSENGVHRLVRVSPYNAQGKRMTSFASVFVVPLVDDSIEIEVNPANISWDTFRSSGAGGQNVNKVETGVRLHYMYKDPDTGEEQEIVIENTESRSQMGNRENAMRLLRSQLYEIELEKRRAAQAQIEAGKKKIEWGSQIRSYVFDDRRVKDHRTNYQTSDVNGVMDGDLDAFIKAYLMEFGDKA, from the exons ATGATAACAGCAGACCAACTTAAAAGTGTGTTGGAGCGCGAGCAGGCGCTGAGGGGGTATCTT GACATCGATGCAAAGATCATCCGCCTCGAAGAAGAAGAACTGAAAACCCAGGCTCCCGATTTCTGGAACGACAACAAGGCTGCCGAAGCCCAGATGAAAATCGTGCGGGAGTTGAAAGGCTGGATCAGCGCCTACGACAAGGTGAAGTCGGCAACTGAAGAGCTGCAACTGGCATTCGATTTTTTAAAGGAGGGAATTGTCAGTGAAGAGGAGGTAGATGCCAACTATGCACGGGCTATCGAGCTGATTGAGAACCTTGAACTGAAAAACATGCTCCGCCGAGAAGAGGATCAGCTGGGAGCAGTATTGAAGATCAACGCCGGAGCAGGTGGTACCGAGAGCCAGGACTGGGCCTCGATGCTCTTCCGTATGTATCAGCGCTGGTGTGAAAGCAAGGGTTACAAGACCACCGTCACCAACTGGCAGGATGGCGACGATGCCGGCATTAAAACGGCAACCCTGCAGGTGGAAGGTGATCTGGCCTACGGTTTTCTGAAAAGCGAGAATGGTGTGCACCGGCTGGTAAGGGTCTCCCCCTACAACGCGCAGGGTAAGCGAATGACCTCATTCGCCTCTGTATTTGTGGTACCCCTGGTCGACGACAGCATCGAGATCGAAGTAAATCCGGCCAACATCTCATGGGATACTTTCCGTTCATCGGGAGCAGGCGGACAGAATGTAAACAAGGTAGAAACCGGCGTACGGCTGCACTACATGTACAAGGATCCCGATACGGGCGAGGAGCAGGAGATTGTTATCGAGAACACCGAGAGCCGTTCGCAGATGGGAAACCGTGAGAATGCCATGCGTTTGTTGAGATCGCAGCTCTATGAGATAGAGCTCGAAAAACGACGGGCGGCACAGGCCCAGATCGAAGCAGGTAAAAAGAAAATCGAATGGGGTTCACAGATTCGCAGCTACGTTTTCGACGACAGGCGGGTAAAAGACCACCGCACCAACTATCAAACCTCTGACGTCAACGGCGTGATGGACGGTGATCTGGATGCCTTCATCAAAGCCTACCTTATGGAATTCGGGGATAAAGCTTAA
- a CDS encoding TIGR02757 family protein, with protein MVLLQQELKDFLDRKADQYNRISFIENDPIFVPHQFTLKQEIEIMGFFAAIFAWGQRKTIIQKSLELARRFDGKPYEFVMNHSGTDLKQLMGFRHRTFNDTDLLYFVDFLQRHYRQHESLESAFVPENRFTDMERSLIYFQQYFFDAPHAPVRTRKHVASPARNSTCKRLNMFLRWMVRCDEKGVDFGLWKQIDPSALICPIDLHVERTARRLGLISRQQTDWRAAVELTENLRRLDPLDPVKYDFALFGLSIEEELPIKLYPRIP; from the coding sequence ATGGTTCTTTTACAACAGGAGCTGAAAGATTTTCTCGACCGGAAGGCGGATCAGTACAACCGGATATCGTTCATCGAGAACGACCCGATCTTTGTGCCGCACCAGTTCACGCTGAAGCAGGAGATTGAGATAATGGGCTTCTTTGCTGCGATATTTGCCTGGGGACAACGGAAGACCATCATTCAGAAATCGCTGGAACTGGCTCGGAGATTTGATGGTAAGCCGTATGAATTTGTTATGAACCACTCCGGAACAGACTTGAAGCAGTTGATGGGATTCAGACACCGAACCTTCAACGACACCGATCTGCTCTATTTTGTAGATTTTCTGCAAAGGCACTACCGGCAACACGAGAGTCTGGAGAGTGCCTTTGTTCCGGAAAACCGGTTTACAGATATGGAACGTTCGCTGATCTACTTCCAGCAATACTTTTTCGATGCTCCTCATGCACCTGTACGTACCCGCAAACATGTGGCATCTCCAGCGAGGAACTCTACCTGCAAGCGGCTCAACATGTTTCTCCGCTGGATGGTACGATGCGATGAAAAGGGGGTCGATTTCGGGTTGTGGAAGCAGATTGATCCCTCAGCACTGATCTGTCCCATCGATCTGCACGTAGAAAGGACTGCCCGAAGGCTAGGGCTGATCAGCCGGCAGCAAACCGATTGGAGAGCTGCCGTTGAACTGACCGAAAATCTTCGGCGGCTGGATCCCCTGGATCCTGTCAAATATGATTTCGCCCTTTTCGGGTTATCGATCGAAGAGGAATTGCCAATTAAGCTTTATCCCCGAATTCCATAA
- a CDS encoding T9SS type A sorting domain-containing protein has translation MSVTNARHKLLLLLLVLLLAPTGFSQISHGGQPLPVNASAYTRALQPMAIPFVEMPSFDLQQALLRSSDEEKRFRSLEFAHKFHVSLRPDNSGITFTTLDNRKVWRVGIRSRNAYSVNILFSKFRLPEGAKVFVYNSDQSEVLGSFTHENNSELNLLPVQPIAGDEIIVEYQEPLDAPFKGEIEIGEVNHDFRGIFRATEPRDPSQSCHPDIVCYPEDIQPGSGVVALIINGTTYCTGSLVNNTTGDGTPYLLTATHCINRDYDPSFLANRRYDMVAGTIVAFFSYQSPVCGHEIRGPLQMTMASADSVLISERYDISLLRFKQVPPKEYQPYYLGWNVSASPQPPFHGLHHPNGGVKKVAVENDPLVIGSFDNPKYNMEPNGHWAVRGWDVAATEEGSSGSPLLDNGKRILGALTGGVSECSSPKGPDLYSSLYKAWNVTGSLGNPNSLKSYLDPVNSQVQQIDGFNPYKNQPYTRSSNYSVTDSVIQTYYNSIPIFATNNTLGYNEFAEEFHASVPTSLDGVFVTSPITNNIQTLNVRIRIYSDNNGAPGSVVYEVPLRYSYRYYQSGSFQETPRDMRYNVENYVKFPDPVEVSGKFYISYSDANQMPNGFSLLNVKPRKIGSGVPSTAWMKNATGWVKSSENIDHPVNTSLLITPYVIGSRLSEPDDPSQEETKIKAYYSRSVERIFIESNKDLVAWEVFYVSGQKVFEEKAESSINRASFPVGHLAKGVYVVKVRVNDKSETLKVLVR, from the coding sequence ATGTCCGTAACCAACGCTCGTCATAAACTCCTTCTCTTGCTCCTGGTTCTCCTCCTTGCCCCCACAGGTTTTTCCCAGATCAGTCACGGAGGACAACCGTTACCCGTTAATGCCAGCGCCTATACCAGAGCCCTTCAACCCATGGCTATCCCCTTTGTAGAGATGCCGTCGTTCGACCTGCAGCAGGCTTTGTTGCGTTCAAGTGACGAAGAGAAACGGTTCCGGAGTCTGGAGTTCGCACACAAGTTTCACGTCTCTCTTCGTCCCGACAACTCAGGGATTACATTTACCACGTTGGACAACCGGAAGGTATGGCGAGTAGGAATCCGCTCCAGAAACGCATACTCGGTGAACATCCTCTTCTCAAAGTTTCGTTTGCCGGAAGGTGCTAAAGTTTTTGTCTACAATAGCGACCAGTCTGAAGTGTTGGGATCATTCACCCACGAAAACAACAGCGAACTCAACCTGCTGCCGGTCCAGCCCATTGCCGGCGACGAGATCATCGTGGAATACCAGGAACCGCTGGATGCTCCATTTAAGGGAGAGATCGAGATAGGTGAAGTAAATCACGATTTTCGCGGAATTTTTCGGGCTACCGAACCGAGGGATCCCTCACAATCGTGCCATCCCGATATTGTCTGCTACCCCGAAGATATCCAACCGGGCAGCGGTGTGGTGGCACTGATCATCAACGGCACCACCTATTGTACCGGATCGCTGGTGAACAACACGACGGGTGACGGAACCCCCTATCTGCTCACTGCGACCCACTGCATCAACCGTGATTACGATCCCTCTTTCCTGGCAAACCGGAGGTACGATATGGTTGCCGGAACCATCGTCGCATTTTTCTCTTATCAATCACCCGTTTGCGGCCATGAGATACGTGGGCCGCTGCAGATGACCATGGCGTCTGCCGATTCGGTTCTGATCAGTGAGCGATACGATATCTCCCTGTTGAGATTCAAACAGGTTCCGCCTAAAGAGTATCAACCCTATTACCTGGGCTGGAATGTCAGCGCCTCGCCACAACCCCCATTTCACGGCCTCCACCATCCCAACGGGGGAGTCAAGAAGGTTGCTGTCGAGAATGACCCTTTAGTAATCGGATCGTTCGATAATCCGAAATACAATATGGAGCCCAATGGACATTGGGCAGTTCGTGGATGGGACGTGGCCGCAACAGAGGAAGGGTCATCTGGTTCACCGTTGTTGGACAACGGGAAAAGGATTCTGGGTGCACTTACCGGTGGCGTGTCTGAATGCTCTTCACCGAAAGGACCCGACCTCTACTCATCGCTCTATAAGGCGTGGAACGTCACCGGTTCGCTTGGCAACCCCAATTCGCTGAAAAGCTATCTGGATCCCGTAAACTCGCAGGTCCAGCAGATTGACGGGTTCAATCCCTACAAGAACCAGCCCTATACCCGCAGTTCAAACTATTCAGTCACCGATTCCGTTATCCAGACGTACTACAACTCGATACCGATATTTGCCACCAACAACACGCTTGGTTACAACGAGTTTGCCGAGGAGTTCCATGCATCCGTTCCCACCTCCCTCGACGGAGTATTTGTCACCTCTCCCATTACCAACAATATCCAGACCCTGAATGTCCGGATCAGGATCTACTCCGACAATAACGGAGCACCTGGCAGTGTCGTATACGAGGTGCCGCTCAGATACTCATACCGCTACTATCAAAGCGGGAGCTTCCAGGAGACGCCCCGTGACATGAGATACAACGTGGAGAATTACGTAAAGTTTCCCGACCCGGTGGAAGTATCGGGAAAATTCTACATCTCCTATTCAGATGCCAACCAGATGCCCAATGGCTTCTCCCTGCTCAACGTGAAGCCCCGGAAGATCGGCTCGGGAGTACCTTCGACAGCCTGGATGAAGAATGCAACCGGTTGGGTAAAATCGTCCGAAAATATCGATCATCCGGTCAATACATCGCTGCTGATCACCCCCTACGTGATCGGATCGAGACTGTCGGAACCGGATGATCCTTCCCAGGAAGAGACGAAAATAAAGGCCTACTACAGCAGGTCGGTAGAGAGGATCTTCATTGAGTCAAACAAGGATCTGGTGGCATGGGAAGTTTTCTATGTTTCGGGTCAGAAAGTCTTTGAAGAGAAGGCTGAAAGCAGTATCAACAGGGCCTCCTTCCCGGTTGGACATCTGGCCAAAGGGGTATATGTGGTGAAAGTGCGCGTTAACGACAAGAGTGAAACCCTGAAGGTGCTGGTGAGATAG
- a CDS encoding chloride channel protein has translation MNIGEVYNRIHLWRKENIKERHFLLFTCFIVGILTALAAYLLKLAIHFIELFLTNNFSQTGANYLYLVYPIIGILLAGLFVKYWVKDDISHGVTKILFSISQRKSRIKPHNIYTSLMASSITIGFGGSVGAEAPIVLTGSAIGSNVGRFFKLDQRNLMLLVGCGAAGAIAGIFKAPIAGILFVIEVLLLDLTLSSILPLLVTAVTATTISYILTGTDAMFAYSQMEPFTLHRIPFVIMLGIICGFLSLYVTRTMSWSEDLYSRLKPWGRFALGGVTLSTLIFLFPPLFGEGYNSIETLLAGGSKYRDLLNGSFFYSFQSRWGIVIFLVLILLFKTFATSATNGGGGTGGVFAPTLFMGCILGFIYSYTLNELGWGTYLPQENFALMGMAGVMAGVMHAPLTGTFLIAELTGGYELFLPLMIVSICSYATIMVFERHNIYAMRLAKKGELITHHKDKAVLTFLKVEDMLETNIPVVHPDMTLGDMVKVISTSQRNIFPVVNDDGKLQGLVLLNDIRNIMFRPELYDRFKVNKFMVGSPAEIKIDTPMEKVMNTFEDTKAWNLPVVDSDGVYMGILSQSSVFNYYREVLLENYSDEEE, from the coding sequence ATGAATATCGGTGAAGTGTACAATAGAATCCACCTCTGGAGGAAGGAAAACATCAAGGAGCGTCATTTCCTGCTGTTTACCTGTTTCATTGTGGGAATACTTACTGCATTGGCTGCATACCTGCTGAAGCTCGCCATCCATTTCATCGAACTGTTTCTCACCAACAATTTTTCACAAACCGGTGCCAATTACCTCTATCTGGTCTATCCCATCATTGGTATCCTGCTTGCCGGACTCTTTGTCAAGTACTGGGTAAAGGACGATATCAGCCACGGCGTTACAAAGATCCTCTTCTCCATCTCACAACGGAAAAGCCGAATCAAGCCACACAACATCTATACTTCACTGATGGCAAGTTCCATCACAATCGGTTTTGGCGGATCGGTAGGGGCAGAAGCGCCTATCGTATTGACGGGATCGGCCATCGGTTCGAACGTGGGGCGCTTTTTCAAGCTCGATCAGCGTAACCTGATGCTACTGGTAGGTTGTGGTGCTGCAGGTGCAATTGCCGGGATATTCAAGGCACCTATTGCCGGAATCCTCTTTGTGATAGAGGTGTTGCTGCTCGATCTGACGTTGTCGTCCATCCTTCCCCTGCTGGTGACGGCCGTTACGGCCACTACCATCTCCTATATCCTCACCGGAACGGACGCCATGTTTGCCTACTCGCAGATGGAGCCTTTTACTCTCCACCGGATACCCTTCGTCATCATGCTGGGGATTATCTGCGGCTTTCTCTCGCTTTATGTCACCCGGACCATGAGCTGGAGCGAGGATCTCTACTCCCGGCTGAAGCCCTGGGGTCGGTTTGCATTGGGTGGTGTCACGCTCAGCACCCTCATCTTCCTGTTTCCGCCATTGTTCGGTGAGGGGTACAACTCCATCGAAACACTTCTTGCCGGAGGCAGTAAATATCGTGATCTGCTCAACGGCAGTTTCTTCTATAGCTTCCAGAGCCGATGGGGCATTGTGATATTTCTGGTGTTGATCCTGCTTTTCAAGACTTTTGCCACCAGTGCCACCAACGGCGGTGGCGGCACTGGAGGAGTCTTTGCACCCACTTTGTTTATGGGGTGTATTCTGGGTTTTATCTACTCCTATACGTTGAACGAGCTGGGTTGGGGGACCTATCTTCCGCAGGAGAATTTTGCACTGATGGGAATGGCGGGAGTGATGGCCGGCGTTATGCATGCACCGCTGACAGGCACCTTCCTTATTGCCGAGCTTACAGGTGGGTATGAGCTGTTCCTGCCGTTGATGATCGTCTCCATCTGCTCCTATGCAACCATCATGGTTTTTGAACGCCACAACATCTATGCGATGCGCCTGGCCAAGAAGGGGGAGCTGATCACGCACCACAAGGATAAGGCAGTCCTTACCTTCCTGAAGGTAGAGGACATGCTGGAGACCAACATACCGGTGGTCCATCCCGATATGACGCTTGGCGATATGGTGAAGGTGATCTCAACCAGCCAGCGGAACATCTTTCCGGTGGTGAACGATGATGGAAAGTTACAAGGATTGGTATTGCTGAACGATATCCGCAACATCATGTTCAGACCGGAACTTTATGACCGGTTCAAGGTGAACAAGTTTATGGTGGGATCGCCTGCCGAAATCAAGATAGACACGCCGATGGAGAAGGTGATGAATACCTTCGAGGATACCAAGGCATGGAACCTGCCGGTTGTGGATAGTGACGGAGTATACATGGGCATCCTGTCACAGTCGTCCGTTTTTAACTACTATCGGGAGGTACTCCTCGAGAACTACTCAGATGAGGAAGAGTAG
- a CDS encoding L-threonylcarbamoyladenylate synthase: protein MQEEIRRACEVLQKGGVILYPTDTIWGIGCDATNEDAVRRVYEIKRRNDSKSMLVLLDNPVKLQNYVAEVPEIAWDLIELADKPLTIIYDGARNLAPNLIAPDGSVGIRITTELFSAALCKAFRKPVVSTSANLSGEVAPSNFGEIPEEIRGAVDYIVEYRQNETGKGEPSGIIKLSNDGTISIIRK from the coding sequence ATGCAGGAAGAGATCAGAAGAGCGTGTGAAGTATTGCAGAAGGGGGGAGTGATCCTGTATCCCACCGATACGATCTGGGGGATAGGTTGTGACGCCACCAACGAAGATGCCGTCAGGCGGGTCTACGAAATAAAGAGGCGTAACGACTCGAAATCGATGTTGGTATTGTTGGATAATCCGGTAAAACTGCAAAACTATGTTGCCGAGGTACCCGAGATAGCCTGGGATCTGATTGAGCTTGCCGACAAGCCGCTTACCATCATATACGACGGGGCCAGAAACCTGGCTCCCAACCTGATTGCGCCTGACGGGTCGGTCGGAATCCGTATTACAACGGAACTTTTCTCTGCCGCACTTTGTAAAGCGTTTCGCAAACCTGTCGTCTCTACCTCAGCCAACCTGAGCGGAGAGGTCGCACCGTCAAATTTCGGCGAGATTCCGGAAGAGATAAGGGGTGCAGTGGACTACATTGTTGAGTATCGACAGAACGAAACCGGCAAGGGAGAACCTTCGGGAATAATCAAGTTGTCGAATGATGGAACCATCAGTATCATAAGAAAGTAA
- a CDS encoding GNAT family N-acetyltransferase has translation MSGYFVRDALLLRPLEPEDLDQLYRWENDTRLWENGSTVTPFSKFALRQYLQDARQDIYQVRQLRMMIVDKGSNRAAGTIDLYDFDPLNGRAGIGILVDEDFRRRGYGLQALSCMEDYAFNHLKLHQLYAFVPAGNKASRALFEKAKYEKSAVLKDWVTVSREFVDVIVMQKIKK, from the coding sequence ATGAGCGGTTATTTTGTCCGGGATGCCCTTTTGTTGAGACCGTTGGAACCTGAGGATCTGGATCAGCTTTACCGATGGGAGAATGATACCCGCCTGTGGGAGAACGGGTCAACCGTGACGCCTTTTTCGAAGTTTGCTCTCCGGCAATATCTGCAGGATGCCCGGCAGGATATTTATCAGGTCAGGCAATTGCGGATGATGATTGTTGACAAGGGAAGCAATAGGGCGGCCGGGACAATCGACCTGTACGATTTCGACCCGCTTAACGGCCGTGCCGGGATCGGAATATTGGTGGATGAGGATTTCCGCCGGAGAGGTTATGGACTGCAGGCGTTGTCCTGTATGGAGGATTATGCCTTCAACCATTTGAAACTCCATCAGCTCTATGCTTTTGTGCCTGCCGGGAACAAAGCAAGCAGGGCCCTGTTCGAGAAGGCCAAGTATGAAAAAAGTGCCGTCCTGAAGGATTGGGTTACGGTAAGCCGGGAATTTGTCGATGTCATTGTAATGCAGAAAATCAAAAAATAA
- the recR gene encoding recombination mediator RecR yields MSLHYPSVLLENAVNEFAKLPGIGRKTALRLVLHLLRQDVSQVEGFAQALVTLKQEVKYCRSCHNISDSEICGICADRSRDASTLCVVENIREVMAIESTSQFNGLYHVLGGVISPIDGIGPSDLQISSLEERVRQGEVKEVVLALSATMEGDTTNFYIFRKLHPYNVKVSIIARGVAVGDEIEYADEITLGRSILNRTPFDESYKLK; encoded by the coding sequence ATGAGTTTACATTATCCCTCGGTTTTGCTGGAAAATGCAGTCAACGAATTTGCAAAATTACCCGGTATAGGTAGAAAAACGGCATTGAGGCTTGTCCTGCATCTGCTCAGACAGGATGTTTCGCAGGTAGAAGGTTTTGCTCAGGCCCTGGTTACACTGAAACAGGAGGTGAAATATTGCCGGAGTTGTCACAATATCTCCGACAGTGAGATCTGCGGTATCTGTGCCGACCGGTCAAGAGATGCTTCAACACTCTGTGTGGTGGAGAATATCCGTGAGGTGATGGCAATCGAGAGTACTTCCCAGTTCAACGGTCTCTACCATGTGCTGGGAGGAGTTATTTCACCCATCGACGGGATCGGGCCGTCCGACCTGCAGATTTCCAGTTTGGAAGAGCGTGTCAGACAAGGAGAGGTGAAAGAGGTTGTCCTGGCACTGAGTGCAACCATGGAGGGTGATACAACCAATTTTTATATCTTCCGCAAGTTGCATCCGTACAACGTGAAAGTGAGTATTATTGCGAGAGGAGTGGCGGTAGGCGATGAGATTGAGTATGCCGATGAAATCACACTTGGCAGGTCGATTCTGAACCGGACTCCCTTCGACGAATCGTATAAGTTAAAATGA
- the serC gene encoding 3-phosphoserine/phosphohydroxythreonine transaminase, translating into MKIYNFSAGPSILPQSTIENTAEAVKNFNGIGLSILEISHRSKEFQAVIDEAVSLFKELLEIPQGYSVLFLGGGASMQFCMVPYNLMEKKAAYLNTGTWASKALKEAKLFGEVVEVASSKESLFNYIPKDYTVPADADYFHITTNNTIYGTEIRKDIDSPVPLVADMSSDIFSRPVDVSKYGLIYGGAQKNLAPAGVAFVVVKEDLLGKVTRPIPTMLDYRTHIKEGSMFNTPPVLPIYSAMETLRWLKGLGGLAAMEKINIEKAALLYDAIDSSRLFVGTAKEEDRSIMNVCFVMKEEYKELEAEFLKFATERGMSGIKGHRSIGGFRASIYNAMPKSGVQALVDCMKEFERTH; encoded by the coding sequence ATGAAGATTTACAATTTTAGTGCAGGCCCTTCAATATTGCCGCAGTCGACAATTGAAAACACAGCTGAGGCTGTGAAGAATTTCAACGGAATCGGGCTCTCCATTCTTGAAATCAGTCACCGGTCGAAAGAGTTTCAAGCCGTCATCGACGAAGCGGTGTCTCTCTTCAAGGAACTGTTGGAGATTCCCCAGGGATATTCCGTACTCTTTCTTGGAGGAGGTGCTAGCATGCAGTTCTGTATGGTTCCCTACAATCTGATGGAGAAGAAAGCAGCCTACCTGAATACGGGAACCTGGGCCAGCAAAGCCCTGAAAGAGGCAAAACTGTTTGGGGAGGTAGTGGAAGTTGCCTCTTCAAAAGAGTCGCTTTTCAATTATATCCCTAAAGATTACACGGTTCCGGCAGATGCAGACTACTTCCACATCACCACCAACAATACCATTTACGGCACCGAGATCCGGAAAGATATCGACAGTCCCGTACCATTGGTGGCCGACATGTCTTCCGATATTTTTTCCCGCCCGGTGGATGTATCCAAGTATGGTCTGATCTACGGCGGTGCACAGAAGAATCTGGCTCCTGCAGGAGTTGCTTTCGTTGTAGTGAAAGAGGATCTTCTGGGCAAGGTTACACGTCCGATACCGACCATGCTGGACTACCGTACCCACATCAAGGAGGGTTCAATGTTCAATACCCCGCCCGTTTTACCGATCTACTCGGCAATGGAAACCCTCCGTTGGCTGAAGGGTTTGGGGGGACTGGCGGCAATGGAGAAGATCAACATTGAAAAGGCAGCACTGTTGTATGATGCCATCGACAGCAGCCGGTTATTTGTCGGCACGGCAAAAGAGGAAGACCGTTCCATCATGAACGTATGCTTTGTCATGAAGGAGGAGTACAAAGAGCTGGAAGCCGAATTCCTGAAATTCGCCACAGAGCGAGGCATGTCTGGCATCAAAGGACACCGCTCCATCGGAGGATTCCGCGCATCCATCTACAACGCAATGCCCAAATCGGGGGTACAAGCCCTGGTTGACTGCATGAAGGAGTTCGAAAGGACCCATTAG
- a CDS encoding NAD(P)-dependent oxidoreductase: protein MKFLIATEKPFSPAAVKQIREVIENAGHETILLERYVEKSELLAAVQSVDAMIVRSDIIDKEILDAATNLKIIVRAGAGYDNIDLHAATANNVCVMNTPGQNANAVAELVFGMLLYLVRSGFDGSIGSELKGKKIGLHAFGYVGKRVAEIANGFGMVVLAYSPSLALNPEAGKRFNVAVVQSPEELYESCDIVSLHMPANEQTRGSINYGLLGRLPQNGVVINTARKEVIDETALMRIMEERANFKYATDIKPINHDKMVRKFGNRYLASVKKSGAQTNEANLNAGIAAAEQIVRYFAEGDETFRVNPVK, encoded by the coding sequence ATGAAATTCTTAATCGCAACCGAGAAACCATTTTCTCCAGCGGCAGTTAAACAAATCAGGGAGGTTATCGAAAATGCTGGTCATGAAACCATCCTGCTGGAGAGGTATGTAGAGAAGAGTGAACTGTTGGCTGCCGTGCAGAGTGTCGACGCGATGATAGTCCGGAGCGATATCATCGACAAGGAGATACTGGATGCCGCGACCAACCTGAAGATCATTGTTCGTGCCGGAGCCGGGTACGACAATATTGACCTCCATGCGGCAACAGCCAATAACGTATGCGTTATGAATACCCCCGGGCAGAACGCCAATGCTGTGGCCGAACTGGTTTTCGGCATGCTGCTCTATCTTGTCCGTAGTGGCTTTGACGGTTCAATCGGCTCGGAACTGAAAGGGAAAAAAATTGGACTTCATGCCTTCGGATATGTGGGAAAACGGGTAGCGGAAATTGCAAACGGTTTTGGAATGGTGGTGTTGGCCTATTCGCCATCGCTGGCTCTAAACCCAGAAGCGGGAAAAAGATTCAACGTAGCAGTCGTGCAATCCCCCGAAGAGCTCTATGAGAGTTGCGATATCGTATCGCTTCATATGCCCGCTAACGAACAGACCCGGGGCAGCATCAATTATGGATTATTGGGCAGGCTGCCGCAGAACGGGGTTGTGATCAACACTGCACGCAAGGAGGTGATCGACGAAACCGCCCTGATGCGGATCATGGAGGAACGGGCAAACTTCAAGTATGCTACCGACATCAAGCCGATCAATCACGACAAGATGGTGCGGAAGTTCGGAAACCGCTACCTGGCATCTGTCAAAAAGAGCGGAGCACAAACCAATGAGGCCAACCTAAATGCAGGAATCGCTGCGGCTGAGCAGATTGTAAGGTACTTTGCCGAAGGTGACGAGACATTCAGGGTGAATCCTGTAAAATAG